A part of Tessaracoccus timonensis genomic DNA contains:
- the ssd gene encoding septum site-determining protein Ssd, whose translation MNDFAPVIVLARDVSVHEAVQASALALDVPVDTLHDTEEMHQRWRAARLRLVAPDMAARAASLDTSTGTYVVGRDPEALVSASAELGCPTLMLPHASAELANLLAEAAGGPVSQAWMIAVTGAVGGIGASTLAVGLGQEAVRRGARAAVVELVPGGGGLDLLVGKETHEGVRWSDLARARGEIGGLEALLPSVDGLLFLGLDRNDPAFPDPQAAHAVLTALRREVDVVVIDDRSGFDLRAEAQLLVVGADVRSVAAARMRAAGAASPPSGLVVRSGPGRRLGADAIANALGVPLAGALSEDRALPRLAELGEPPLRGPARKFRRDVAAIWKEAFHG comes from the coding sequence ATGAACGACTTTGCACCCGTCATAGTTCTCGCTCGTGATGTGTCCGTGCACGAGGCAGTGCAGGCGTCAGCGCTCGCGCTCGACGTGCCCGTGGATACGTTGCACGACACCGAAGAGATGCATCAGCGGTGGCGCGCGGCGCGCCTGCGGTTGGTCGCGCCCGATATGGCGGCGCGTGCTGCGTCGCTCGATACGAGCACCGGAACGTATGTCGTCGGTAGAGATCCGGAGGCGCTGGTGAGTGCCTCTGCCGAGCTCGGCTGCCCGACGCTGATGCTGCCGCACGCGTCTGCGGAGCTGGCGAATCTGCTCGCGGAGGCGGCTGGCGGGCCGGTATCTCAGGCGTGGATGATCGCGGTGACGGGCGCCGTCGGCGGCATTGGCGCATCCACGCTCGCGGTGGGGCTCGGCCAAGAGGCCGTTCGACGAGGAGCCCGCGCGGCGGTCGTCGAGTTGGTACCCGGCGGCGGTGGGCTCGACCTGTTGGTGGGGAAAGAAACCCACGAGGGCGTGCGGTGGTCGGATCTCGCCCGCGCGCGCGGCGAGATCGGCGGGCTTGAGGCCCTCCTACCATCCGTCGACGGCCTGCTGTTCCTTGGCCTCGACCGCAACGATCCGGCGTTTCCCGATCCACAAGCCGCGCACGCCGTGCTCACTGCGCTGCGCCGCGAGGTCGATGTCGTGGTGATTGACGATCGCAGCGGTTTCGACCTTCGCGCGGAGGCTCAGCTGCTCGTGGTGGGCGCAGATGTGCGCAGCGTGGCTGCCGCACGGATGCGCGCTGCCGGGGCGGCGAGCCCGCCGTCGGGGCTGGTGGTGCGCTCCGGGCCTGGGCGACGGCTGGGCGCCGACGCCATCGCCAACGCGCTGGGTGTGCCGCTGGCTGGGGCGCTGTCCGAAGACCGTGCGTTGCCGCGCCTGGCCGAGCTGGGGGAGCCGCCCCTGCGCGGGCCTGCAAGGAAGTTCCGACGCGACGTCGCGGCCATCTGGAAGGAGGCCTTCCATGGCTGA
- a CDS encoding CoA pyrophosphatase: MTFATLRDALVNPQPLRAVDMDRQPRGKRSAAVVMMLSDESDPRITFVRRASTLRNHSGQVALPGGRIDPGDDGPVDAALREAWEEVGLERDGVDVLGQLPPVWVPKSNFDVTTVVVAWPGGELRAIDPGETESVHQFPVSVLTSATVRRTSLHPTGFRGPAFVLPDVFIWGLTAHLVDWVLRLGGWETNWDRDDIVPIPAEYLRD; the protein is encoded by the coding sequence GTGACGTTTGCGACGTTGCGAGATGCACTCGTGAACCCGCAGCCGCTGCGTGCCGTCGACATGGACCGCCAGCCGCGCGGGAAGCGCTCGGCCGCCGTCGTCATGATGCTCAGCGACGAGTCCGATCCTCGCATCACGTTCGTGCGCAGAGCCTCGACGCTGCGCAACCACTCAGGCCAGGTGGCGCTGCCGGGCGGGCGCATCGACCCGGGCGACGACGGTCCCGTCGATGCCGCGCTGCGTGAGGCGTGGGAAGAGGTGGGGCTGGAACGGGATGGCGTCGACGTGCTCGGCCAATTGCCGCCCGTGTGGGTGCCGAAATCAAATTTCGACGTCACCACCGTCGTCGTCGCGTGGCCGGGCGGTGAGCTGCGCGCGATAGATCCGGGGGAGACGGAATCGGTGCATCAGTTTCCGGTATCGGTACTCACGTCGGCGACGGTGCGTCGCACATCGCTGCACCCGACGGGGTTCCGCGGGCCGGCATTCGTGCTGCCCGATGTGTTCATCTGGGGACTCACCGCGCATCTCGTCGACTGGGTGCTGCGCTTGGGTGGCTGGGAAACGAACTGGGACCGAGACGATATCGTCCCGATCCCAGCTGAATACTTGCGTGACTAG
- a CDS encoding DUF4244 domain-containing protein, with product MDIVKTTTTVKRLAERGLTTVEYAIGLLAAAAAALVLLRIFNDNSFFQMLFDWVVNIFNNISTGNGGGSIFDIIGKAFGF from the coding sequence ATGGACATCGTGAAAACCACCACTACCGTCAAGCGTCTGGCCGAACGCGGCCTGACCACCGTCGAGTACGCCATCGGGCTGCTCGCGGCCGCCGCCGCAGCACTGGTGCTGTTGCGTATCTTCAACGACAACTCGTTCTTCCAGATGCTCTTCGACTGGGTAGTGAACATCTTCAACAACATCAGCACCGGCAACGGGGGCGGCAGCATCTTCGACATCATCGGCAAGGCGTTCGGCTTCTAA
- a CDS encoding class I SAM-dependent methyltransferase, which translates to MSTFPPEALDWLAVWSGVRGLVVGDDLALPGRLSNRGHHILALSPSEKVVEHHRRAPGVVALQGRAEAIPTDPFQFEVVLSHQSFHTLDAEQALPQIARVLREGGCFSASYLIRDDSVPWVRRLAALLRRYDPMAMRGDYGHQSLEQLRESHYFPEIETRAFRIWQPLSRDAMQAMVRRQPLTHSLGERQLNHLIEQVMELYDSAARPGENLKLPFQLLCWRAWVDHAELTNPVRIPDDGLAIKV; encoded by the coding sequence GTGAGCACGTTTCCCCCTGAAGCACTCGATTGGCTCGCCGTCTGGAGCGGCGTGCGCGGACTCGTCGTCGGCGACGACCTCGCGCTGCCTGGGCGCCTCAGCAACCGTGGCCACCACATCCTCGCGCTCTCGCCGTCGGAGAAGGTGGTGGAGCATCACCGACGGGCCCCCGGCGTCGTCGCACTCCAAGGGCGCGCCGAGGCGATCCCCACCGACCCGTTCCAGTTCGAGGTGGTGCTGAGTCACCAAAGCTTCCATACGCTCGACGCCGAACAGGCGCTGCCGCAGATCGCCCGCGTGCTTCGTGAAGGAGGGTGCTTCTCCGCGTCGTACCTCATCCGCGACGATTCCGTGCCGTGGGTGCGTCGGTTGGCGGCGCTGCTGCGTCGCTACGACCCGATGGCGATGCGTGGTGACTACGGCCATCAGTCGCTCGAACAGCTGCGCGAGTCGCACTATTTCCCGGAGATCGAGACGCGCGCGTTCCGTATTTGGCAGCCGCTGTCCAGGGACGCGATGCAGGCGATGGTCCGGCGCCAGCCGCTGACCCATTCGCTTGGGGAGCGGCAGCTCAACCACCTCATCGAGCAAGTGATGGAGCTCTACGACTCCGCAGCGCGTCCCGGCGAAAACTTGAAGCTTCCCTTCCAGCTCCTGTGCTGGCGGGCTTGGGTGGACCACGCGGAGCTCACCAATCCCGTGCGCATTCCCGACGACGGATTGGCGATCAAGGTCTGA
- a CDS encoding TlpA disulfide reductase family protein has protein sequence MRARLAALVAAVLCIAGCASSEPSPSSSPVSSSDLRALREQYGVPDCPTSDADAEPVKGGLPRTALPCLGSDKVVNLAGLPREPMVINLWAQWCAPCREEAPFLRDVATKRDDVAFLGINYNDPKPDWALEFASVVQWPYPHVQDMDKELRAELNVPGIPMTLFVDSAGRVVYTHPGVLKSSAQLEQLIEEHL, from the coding sequence ATGAGGGCGCGGCTGGCAGCACTCGTCGCGGCCGTGCTCTGTATTGCCGGCTGCGCCTCGTCGGAACCCTCGCCCTCCTCGTCGCCAGTGTCGTCGAGCGATCTGCGCGCACTACGCGAACAGTACGGGGTTCCAGACTGCCCGACGAGCGACGCCGATGCCGAACCCGTCAAAGGCGGCCTACCGCGCACGGCGCTGCCCTGTTTGGGCTCCGACAAGGTCGTCAACCTCGCCGGGTTGCCCCGCGAGCCGATGGTCATCAACCTGTGGGCGCAGTGGTGCGCGCCATGCCGGGAAGAAGCGCCCTTCCTCCGGGACGTGGCCACGAAACGCGACGACGTCGCCTTCCTCGGCATCAACTACAACGACCCGAAACCCGACTGGGCGCTCGAATTCGCCTCCGTCGTGCAGTGGCCGTACCCTCACGTGCAAGACATGGACAAGGAGCTGCGTGCCGAACTGAACGTGCCCGGCATCCCCATGACGCTGTTCGTCGACTCCGCAGGCCGCGTCGTGTACACGCATCCCGGCGTGCTGAAATCCAGCGCGCAGCTCGAACAGCTGATTGAGGAGCACCTGTGA
- the nth gene encoding endonuclease III: protein MESAARVADQLAAAYPDARCELDFTTPFELLVATVLSAQSTDVRVNAVTPKLFDEFPDAEALAVASPERVESIIRPVGMYRNKAAALVGLSQMIVDEYAGAVPDTLGQLVALPGVGRKTANVVLGNAFDVPGITPDTHVMRVSNRLGWVDSRNPDVVERRLMELLPRERWTAMSHVLIAHGRRVCHARRPACGACPVVDVCPSNDCGEQDPTKAAALVVQGPSR, encoded by the coding sequence ATGGAGTCCGCGGCGCGCGTCGCGGACCAGCTCGCTGCGGCATACCCTGATGCCCGATGCGAGCTCGACTTCACGACGCCATTTGAGTTGCTCGTCGCGACGGTGTTGTCCGCGCAATCCACCGACGTGCGGGTGAACGCCGTCACGCCGAAGCTGTTCGACGAGTTCCCCGACGCCGAGGCGCTGGCCGTTGCCAGCCCGGAACGTGTGGAGAGCATCATCCGTCCGGTGGGCATGTACCGCAACAAGGCGGCGGCCCTCGTCGGCCTCTCGCAGATGATCGTCGACGAGTATGCCGGCGCCGTTCCTGACACGCTGGGGCAGCTCGTCGCACTGCCAGGCGTGGGACGCAAGACGGCGAACGTCGTGCTCGGCAACGCCTTCGACGTGCCGGGCATCACACCCGATACGCACGTCATGCGTGTGAGTAACCGGCTCGGATGGGTGGATTCGCGCAACCCCGACGTCGTCGAACGGCGGCTCATGGAACTGCTGCCGCGTGAGCGGTGGACGGCGATGTCGCACGTGCTCATCGCGCATGGTCGACGGGTGTGTCACGCCAGGCGCCCTGCCTGCGGGGCGTGCCCCGTCGTCGATGTGTGCCCGAGTAACGATTGCGGCGAACAAGACCCGACGAAAGCAGCGGCACTCGTAGTGCAAGGCCCGAGCCGATGA
- a CDS encoding WhiB family transcriptional regulator, whose amino-acid sequence MSLAEVSEWTLRANCRDLADALFPEGKDQKRARVVCRDCPVRSECLAEALDNRIEWGVWGGMTERERRALLRARPDITDWHAVLCR is encoded by the coding sequence ATGTCTCTTGCAGAAGTGAGCGAGTGGACGCTTCGAGCCAACTGCCGTGATCTAGCCGATGCCCTGTTTCCCGAGGGTAAAGACCAAAAGCGTGCCCGAGTTGTGTGTCGAGATTGCCCCGTCCGGTCTGAATGTCTCGCGGAGGCGCTCGACAACCGCATCGAATGGGGAGTGTGGGGAGGTATGACGGAGCGTGAGCGTCGCGCGCTGCTGCGCGCCCGCCCTGACATCACCGATTGGCATGCCGTGCTCTGCCGCTAG
- a CDS encoding TadA family conjugal transfer-associated ATPase: MAELASIRERLGALGCSYGPSDVAAVMRSLGEVVTDARVLTVMDMLRRDSIGAGPLEELLSKPGVSDVVVNGPADVFVDAGSGLERASVTFLDDEQVRRLAIRLAATAGRRLDDAQPFVDGRLPDGTRLHAVLAPVAMPGTCLSLRVPASRSFSLADLAATGSISQRGANLLRAMVHRKLPFLVSGGTGSGKTTLLAALLAEVPHDERIVLVEDARELVPDHPHCVRMEGRPPNAEGAGAISLTDLVRQALRMRPDRVVLGEVRGGEITDLLRAFNTGHEGGCATIHANSVRDVPARLEALAALGGLDRVACSAQVAAALKLVVHVRRDAQGRRRVAELGVIQRDGVGVVVQPGLMFTADGWERGEAASIVEEWLC, encoded by the coding sequence ATGGCTGAGCTTGCCAGCATTCGTGAACGTCTCGGGGCGCTGGGGTGCAGTTATGGGCCCAGCGACGTGGCGGCCGTCATGCGAAGCCTCGGCGAGGTGGTCACCGACGCACGCGTGCTGACGGTGATGGATATGCTGCGACGCGACTCCATCGGTGCCGGTCCACTCGAGGAGTTGCTTAGCAAGCCTGGGGTGAGCGACGTCGTCGTCAACGGCCCCGCCGACGTGTTCGTCGACGCTGGGTCGGGGCTCGAGCGCGCGTCGGTCACGTTCCTCGACGACGAGCAGGTGCGTCGCTTGGCCATTCGCCTCGCCGCGACGGCAGGCCGCAGACTCGACGATGCGCAGCCGTTCGTCGACGGCAGGCTCCCCGACGGCACACGTCTCCACGCCGTACTGGCACCCGTCGCGATGCCGGGAACATGCTTGTCGCTGCGTGTTCCTGCCTCCCGCTCGTTCTCGCTGGCAGACCTGGCGGCCACCGGTTCGATATCGCAGCGCGGAGCCAATCTCCTGCGGGCCATGGTGCACCGGAAGCTGCCGTTCCTCGTCAGCGGTGGCACCGGCTCGGGGAAGACGACGCTGCTCGCCGCCTTGCTGGCAGAAGTGCCGCACGACGAGCGCATCGTGTTGGTGGAGGACGCCCGTGAGCTCGTCCCCGATCATCCTCACTGCGTGCGCATGGAGGGCCGCCCGCCCAACGCCGAGGGCGCGGGTGCTATCAGCCTCACCGACCTCGTGCGGCAGGCCCTGCGCATGCGCCCCGACCGGGTGGTGTTGGGCGAGGTGCGAGGCGGGGAGATCACCGATCTGCTTCGGGCCTTCAACACCGGGCATGAGGGCGGCTGCGCCACCATCCATGCCAACTCGGTGCGCGACGTGCCCGCACGGTTGGAAGCGCTCGCGGCGCTCGGAGGGCTCGACCGGGTGGCGTGTAGCGCTCAGGTTGCTGCTGCGCTCAAACTGGTTGTGCATGTCCGCCGCGACGCACAGGGGCGGCGTCGCGTCGCAGAACTCGGCGTGATCCAGCGCGACGGTGTAGGCGTCGTGGTGCAGCCAGGCCTCATGTTCACCGCCGACGGCTGGGAACGCGGAGAGGCAGCGAGCATCGTCGAGGAGTGGCTATGTTGA
- a CDS encoding phage holin family protein → MADNVKDIRENLGDFLSKEAELAKAELVPSAKKAGVGVGMFAVSLGFALHAVWMIVIALAALFTWLLTLTGLSLALSLIFGFLIAAVVSLIFAGIFALIGIGNFKKVKAPEATIAEFKATLNAISDGWARKNDPAMPAKHPDLNVVPGESA, encoded by the coding sequence ATGGCTGACAACGTGAAAGACATCAGGGAGAACCTGGGCGATTTCTTGTCCAAGGAAGCCGAACTCGCCAAGGCCGAGCTCGTACCGTCGGCGAAAAAGGCTGGTGTCGGCGTGGGCATGTTCGCCGTGTCGCTCGGCTTCGCGCTCCACGCGGTGTGGATGATCGTCATTGCGCTGGCTGCGCTGTTCACCTGGCTCCTCACGCTGACGGGCCTCAGCCTGGCGCTCTCGCTCATCTTTGGGTTCCTCATCGCCGCGGTGGTGTCGCTCATCTTCGCCGGCATCTTCGCCCTCATCGGCATCGGCAATTTCAAGAAGGTCAAGGCACCAGAAGCCACCATCGCCGAGTTCAAGGCGACGCTGAACGCCATCTCGGATGGATGGGCCCGCAAGAACGATCCGGCGATGCCAGCCAAGCACCCCGACCTCAACGTGGTGCCTGGGGAAAGCGCCTAG
- a CDS encoding type II secretion system F family protein translates to MLTAALAGITGWLALGAHPNAALRRLSPARARRRRSWRVTPVMAAALVAFGAVVFLLGLGGLGWAVAAAVAAGTVCWLVFERQRAKVAGKRSQQVADAARLLASLLRSGQIPTVALREAADDHPLLTEAAYASALGADVPAALRRTAQLPGAEGLESVAAAWQVSARSGAPVAGVLEQVADSLRQARQLAEVVETELSSARTSGHIMAVLPFGALGLGFFAGGNPLEFIFGAALGQWLAVTAVGLTALGVIWTERLAR, encoded by the coding sequence ATGTTGACGGCCGCACTCGCCGGCATCACGGGGTGGCTGGCGCTCGGCGCGCACCCGAATGCGGCCCTTCGACGACTCTCGCCCGCCCGCGCTCGCCGACGACGTAGCTGGCGAGTGACGCCAGTGATGGCAGCTGCCCTGGTGGCGTTCGGGGCGGTGGTGTTCTTGCTCGGCCTCGGCGGCTTGGGCTGGGCAGTGGCGGCCGCCGTCGCTGCGGGCACGGTGTGCTGGCTGGTGTTTGAGCGTCAGCGCGCCAAGGTAGCCGGCAAACGTTCGCAGCAAGTGGCCGATGCGGCGCGGCTCTTGGCGTCGCTGCTGCGCTCCGGGCAGATCCCGACGGTGGCCCTGCGGGAAGCCGCTGACGACCATCCGCTGCTCACGGAGGCAGCGTACGCGTCGGCACTGGGCGCAGATGTGCCCGCAGCGCTGCGCCGCACAGCTCAACTGCCGGGTGCGGAGGGGCTCGAATCCGTCGCGGCCGCGTGGCAGGTGAGCGCGCGCAGCGGAGCTCCAGTGGCGGGTGTGCTGGAGCAGGTCGCCGACTCGTTGCGGCAAGCACGCCAGCTCGCGGAGGTCGTCGAAACGGAGCTGTCGTCGGCCCGAACCTCGGGGCACATCATGGCGGTGCTTCCCTTCGGCGCACTCGGGTTGGGTTTCTTCGCCGGGGGCAACCCACTGGAGTTCATCTTCGGTGCTGCGCTCGGGCAGTGGCTGGCGGTGACGGCCGTCGGGCTCACGGCACTCGGCGTGATTTGGACGGAAAGGCTTGCACGATGA
- a CDS encoding Rv3654c family TadE-like protein, with the protein MSRAERGVGTVLTAGIAAVTAVVAGASCLCITWFSTIRQAERVAEVAALAGASAAVMGDDPCAASEQAALRNGGTLSHCVVRGEGPNVVVETGVVAHIQPHLGIVPEHIERLATAATV; encoded by the coding sequence ATGAGCCGCGCAGAACGCGGTGTCGGCACCGTGCTGACGGCGGGCATCGCGGCCGTGACCGCCGTCGTGGCCGGCGCATCGTGCCTGTGCATCACGTGGTTCAGCACTATTCGCCAGGCTGAGCGCGTCGCAGAGGTTGCGGCGTTGGCGGGCGCGTCGGCGGCAGTCATGGGTGACGACCCTTGCGCAGCCTCCGAGCAGGCAGCTCTACGCAACGGAGGAACCCTCTCCCACTGCGTGGTGCGTGGCGAGGGGCCGAACGTCGTCGTCGAAACGGGGGTGGTGGCGCACATCCAGCCGCATCTGGGTATTGTGCCCGAGCACATTGAGCGATTAGCCACCGCAGCCACTGTGTGA
- a CDS encoding type II secretion system F family protein, with the protein MMSALLIGLAAACAWLLTPGRALQCLDAGPMRRTDEHRRGEQYPTSWRAAAAVGVVGACLVGLPDVPALAIALGGVTFLATGLLRKRVSHRREREEMPDTLDYLAVCLESGAPISGALATVADVSPARTQALLRRVLAHLNVGRSVEEAWEELGQHPVWGAVAKDMVRASRSGTSLSGSLRIHADDVRMQVRDAAMKRARKVGVKSVIPLMACFLPAFVLIGVVPIIASLLKNFISGG; encoded by the coding sequence ATGATGTCTGCGTTGCTGATCGGGCTCGCAGCGGCGTGCGCTTGGCTCCTCACCCCTGGCAGGGCGCTGCAGTGCTTGGACGCGGGGCCGATGCGGCGCACCGACGAACACCGTCGCGGCGAGCAGTATCCGACGTCGTGGCGGGCCGCTGCCGCTGTTGGCGTTGTGGGCGCCTGCCTGGTGGGCCTTCCCGACGTGCCGGCACTCGCGATCGCGCTGGGCGGGGTCACTTTCCTCGCGACGGGGCTCCTGCGCAAACGCGTCTCGCACCGGCGCGAACGAGAGGAGATGCCCGACACCTTGGATTACCTGGCCGTCTGCCTCGAATCCGGGGCGCCCATCTCGGGCGCGCTCGCCACCGTCGCCGACGTGTCTCCCGCCCGCACGCAAGCATTGCTGCGGCGCGTGCTCGCTCACCTCAACGTCGGACGATCCGTGGAGGAAGCGTGGGAGGAGCTCGGGCAGCATCCCGTCTGGGGCGCCGTGGCGAAAGACATGGTGCGTGCGAGCCGGTCGGGCACCAGCTTGTCGGGCTCGCTGCGCATCCATGCCGACGATGTGCGCATGCAGGTGCGTGACGCTGCCATGAAGCGGGCACGCAAGGTAGGGGTCAAGTCGGTGATTCCGCTGATGGCGTGCTTCTTGCCTGCGTTCGTACTCATCGGCGTGGTGCCCATCATCGCCAGCTTGTTGAAGAACTTCATCTCGGGAGGGTGA
- a CDS encoding DEAD/DEAH box helicase, which yields MHSWSWVLDAPEVSTVDVRPASEGEYGDWPAWVSSTVRQRCANQGIERLWTHQQEFAELAYRGRHVALTTSTGSGKSLAYLLPVIAATAEGNVGVEVPTSRIRRTEHTALYLAPTKALAHDQVRAAATFGPTDWRITAVDGDSDEAERRFAREHASFVFTNPDMLHYSVLPNHRRWSRLLSGLRYVVVDEAHRYQGVFGAHIAHVLRRLRRLAAHYGASPTFLLASGTATGIDEFGGKLIGEPTITAVTHDGAPKPKRVVALWKPSISLNQDTGNLLGRLVASGAQTIAFVASRTGAELVALEAQEIAGPAIASYRAGFLPSERRSLEQALQTGALRGVATTNALELGIDVAGMDAVLIAGYPGKLSTLWQQAGRAGRRGTDALVVVLARENPLDGFLFDHPDALLRAPVEQAVLHPDNPSVFGPHLAAAAQELPLTSDDARWFGSAYGAVVAQLVEQKVLRDRGGKYYWTRADRAVDFISLRSAGAKPYDLIERDTGRIVGTVDEARVDAVAHPGAVYLHQGESFLVDEIDRADKQAFVVEARPKYYTQPQTSSEIDVLSELDSRALGAATVHRGDVRLTSQVLAYLRRDELTHEVWDQHPLEMPRRQLITQAVWLTIPDELTAALDWGSLQLGAAAHAIEHTAIGLLPAFAPCDRWDIGGVSTALHPDTGVPTIFVHDGLAGGAGFAFRGYDIVEAWLTATLERLRRCPCDDGCPACIVSPKCGNANQVLDKERATVLLTRVLEA from the coding sequence ATGCACAGCTGGTCGTGGGTGCTGGACGCGCCCGAGGTCTCCACCGTTGACGTGCGCCCCGCGAGCGAGGGGGAGTACGGCGACTGGCCGGCATGGGTGTCGTCTACGGTGCGGCAACGCTGCGCCAACCAGGGCATCGAGCGGCTGTGGACACACCAGCAGGAGTTCGCGGAGCTCGCCTATCGCGGACGGCACGTTGCCCTCACCACCTCGACGGGTTCGGGTAAGTCACTGGCCTATCTGTTGCCAGTGATCGCAGCGACGGCGGAGGGCAACGTCGGTGTGGAGGTGCCCACCTCGCGCATCCGGCGTACCGAGCACACTGCGCTCTATCTCGCACCGACGAAGGCCCTCGCCCACGACCAAGTGCGTGCCGCAGCCACCTTCGGGCCAACCGATTGGCGCATCACGGCCGTCGACGGCGACTCCGATGAGGCCGAGCGACGATTCGCCCGCGAGCATGCCAGTTTCGTGTTCACCAACCCGGACATGCTGCACTATTCCGTGCTGCCTAACCACCGGCGGTGGTCCAGGCTGCTGTCGGGGCTGCGCTATGTCGTCGTCGACGAAGCACACCGCTACCAGGGGGTCTTCGGCGCGCACATTGCGCACGTACTACGGCGCCTGCGCCGACTCGCCGCCCACTACGGTGCCAGCCCGACGTTCTTGCTCGCCTCAGGCACCGCCACGGGCATAGATGAGTTCGGCGGCAAGCTGATCGGAGAGCCAACCATCACAGCCGTGACGCACGACGGGGCGCCGAAGCCGAAGCGTGTCGTGGCGTTGTGGAAGCCATCCATCTCGCTCAACCAAGACACAGGCAACCTCCTTGGGCGCCTGGTGGCGTCGGGGGCACAGACGATCGCCTTCGTGGCGAGCAGAACGGGCGCGGAACTGGTCGCGCTCGAAGCGCAGGAGATCGCCGGCCCGGCCATCGCGAGCTACCGGGCGGGCTTCCTGCCCAGTGAGCGACGCAGCTTGGAACAGGCGTTGCAAACCGGTGCCTTGCGCGGGGTCGCGACGACGAACGCGCTCGAGCTCGGCATTGACGTGGCCGGGATGGACGCCGTGCTCATCGCAGGCTATCCAGGGAAACTGAGCACGTTGTGGCAGCAGGCTGGGCGGGCTGGTCGACGAGGCACCGACGCGCTGGTCGTCGTGCTGGCCAGGGAGAACCCACTCGACGGGTTCTTGTTCGACCACCCTGACGCGCTGCTGCGTGCCCCCGTCGAACAAGCCGTGCTGCATCCCGACAACCCAAGTGTCTTCGGGCCGCACCTCGCCGCTGCTGCTCAGGAACTGCCGCTGACGTCGGACGATGCACGCTGGTTCGGTAGTGCATACGGTGCTGTCGTCGCCCAACTGGTGGAGCAGAAGGTGCTGCGCGATCGAGGCGGGAAGTACTACTGGACCAGGGCTGACCGCGCCGTCGACTTCATCTCGCTGCGATCGGCCGGAGCGAAGCCGTACGATCTCATTGAACGCGACACTGGAAGGATCGTCGGCACCGTCGACGAAGCGCGCGTCGACGCCGTCGCCCACCCCGGGGCGGTGTACCTGCACCAGGGGGAGAGCTTCCTCGTCGACGAGATCGACCGCGCCGACAAACAGGCGTTCGTGGTGGAGGCGCGGCCGAAGTACTACACCCAGCCGCAGACCAGCTCGGAAATCGACGTGCTCTCCGAGCTGGATTCGCGTGCCCTTGGCGCGGCGACGGTCCACCGCGGCGACGTGCGGCTCACCTCGCAGGTGCTGGCCTACTTGCGCCGCGACGAACTCACGCACGAAGTCTGGGACCAACACCCCCTGGAGATGCCGCGTCGGCAGCTCATCACGCAGGCAGTGTGGCTCACGATCCCCGACGAGCTCACTGCGGCGCTCGACTGGGGGTCGCTGCAGCTGGGTGCCGCAGCGCACGCCATCGAACACACCGCCATCGGCCTGCTCCCGGCATTCGCGCCCTGCGACCGCTGGGACATCGGGGGCGTCTCCACGGCGCTGCACCCGGATACCGGAGTGCCCACGATCTTCGTCCACGACGGTCTCGCCGGCGGCGCGGGGTTCGCCTTCCGTGGCTACGACATCGTTGAGGCGTGGCTGACGGCCACGCTGGAACGCCTTCGACGCTGCCCCTGCGACGACGGATGCCCCGCGTGCATCGTCTCGCCGAAATGCGGCAACGCGAACCAGGTGCTCGACAAAGAGCGAGCGACCGTGCTGCTGACGCGTGTGCTCGAGGCGTGA